Proteins encoded in a region of the Mycolicibacterium duvalii genome:
- a CDS encoding heavy metal translocating P-type ATPase, which yields MATSPARWRPLAEPALAVCTVAALAAGGVAWLLGASRVADACWAAGTLVAIVPAVLWVVAALRRGRLGVDLIAVLSLTGTLLVGEYLAGALIAVMLAGGRALDAAATRRASRDLQALLERAPRFARRRIGTQVGVVPIAEVAVDDILVIAPGDVLPVDGRVTEGAAVLDESALTGESVHVERSAGEAVRSGVVNAGGVFELRATATAEDSTYAGIVRLARQAGAENAPVVRLADRYAAYFLPLALLMAGAAWLAGGSAVRAVAVLVVATPCPLLLAAPVAIVSGLSRASRTGVVIRSGAALESLGRATTLVMDKTGTLTMGAPRVVDVVAAPDRDAREVLRIAASVDQMSPHVLAEAIVAEALARDLSLALPSQATEEPGRGVSATVDGHRVTVGALSEGTVTAAWALGALNRARLDNAAVAWVCVDAQPIGAVLLRDPLRRQAPRTMRRLREAGFNRLVMLTGDRPEPAREVATVLGLDEVYARQSPADKVAAVRAERDRAVTVMVGDGINDAPALAAATVGVAMGARGATASSEAADIVLTTDRLDRLADAMDIARWSRRIAVQSAVVGMTLSLIAMTVAALGWLPPAAGALLQEAIDVTVILNALRALRGDPRTKVELAAATEAMLQEFAAEHEELRDALSQIRTSADSLVAGADTAALRSVQRSYALLTEQILPHERAEETELYPALAAPLHSTEATATMSRTHAEIQRLADRIGSHLRVAETADGIQADQVDDLLACLYGLYALLRLHFIQEEENYFTLAADEPDVRR from the coding sequence GTGGCTACGTCGCCGGCCCGGTGGCGACCCCTCGCGGAGCCCGCGCTGGCGGTGTGCACGGTGGCAGCGCTGGCTGCGGGCGGTGTCGCGTGGCTGCTCGGAGCGTCACGCGTCGCCGATGCGTGCTGGGCCGCCGGCACTCTGGTCGCGATCGTGCCCGCCGTGCTGTGGGTGGTCGCGGCGCTGCGCCGGGGGCGGCTGGGTGTCGACCTGATCGCGGTGCTGTCGCTGACCGGGACGCTGCTGGTCGGCGAGTATCTCGCCGGGGCTTTGATCGCCGTGATGCTGGCCGGCGGCCGGGCCCTCGACGCCGCGGCCACGCGCCGTGCGTCCCGGGACCTGCAGGCACTGCTGGAGCGGGCGCCGCGGTTCGCCCGTCGCCGGATCGGCACCCAGGTCGGTGTCGTCCCGATCGCCGAGGTCGCCGTCGACGACATCCTGGTCATCGCGCCCGGCGACGTGCTACCCGTCGACGGCCGGGTCACCGAGGGCGCTGCGGTGCTCGACGAGTCGGCGTTGACCGGGGAGTCCGTGCACGTCGAGCGGTCCGCTGGGGAGGCCGTGCGCAGCGGGGTGGTCAACGCCGGCGGCGTCTTCGAACTGCGCGCCACCGCCACGGCCGAAGACAGCACCTACGCCGGGATCGTGCGGCTGGCCCGGCAGGCGGGTGCCGAGAACGCGCCCGTCGTGCGACTGGCCGACCGGTACGCGGCCTACTTCCTGCCGCTGGCGCTGCTGATGGCCGGCGCCGCCTGGCTGGCCGGCGGCTCGGCCGTGCGGGCCGTCGCGGTCCTGGTGGTCGCCACCCCGTGTCCGCTGCTGCTGGCCGCGCCGGTGGCCATCGTGTCGGGCCTGTCCCGGGCGTCACGGACCGGAGTGGTGATCCGCAGCGGAGCCGCGCTGGAGAGCCTGGGCCGGGCAACCACTCTGGTGATGGACAAGACCGGCACCCTCACGATGGGCGCCCCCCGGGTCGTCGACGTCGTCGCCGCCCCGGACCGCGACGCGAGGGAGGTCTTGCGGATCGCCGCCTCGGTGGACCAGATGTCGCCGCACGTGCTGGCCGAAGCGATCGTCGCCGAGGCGCTGGCCCGCGATCTGAGTCTGGCGTTGCCGTCGCAGGCCACCGAGGAGCCCGGCCGCGGCGTCAGTGCGACGGTGGACGGCCACCGGGTGACGGTAGGCGCACTGAGTGAGGGCACCGTCACCGCCGCGTGGGCGCTGGGCGCGCTCAACCGGGCCCGGCTGGACAACGCGGCGGTGGCCTGGGTCTGCGTCGACGCCCAACCGATCGGCGCGGTGCTGCTCCGGGACCCGCTGCGCCGGCAGGCGCCCCGCACGATGAGGCGACTCCGCGAAGCGGGTTTCAACCGGTTGGTGATGCTCACCGGCGACCGGCCCGAACCGGCTCGGGAGGTCGCGACTGTGCTGGGTCTCGACGAGGTGTACGCCCGGCAGAGCCCCGCCGACAAGGTCGCCGCGGTCCGCGCCGAGCGGGACCGCGCCGTCACGGTGATGGTCGGTGACGGCATCAACGACGCACCGGCGCTCGCGGCGGCCACCGTCGGCGTCGCTATGGGGGCGCGCGGAGCGACGGCGTCGTCGGAGGCTGCGGACATCGTGCTGACCACCGACCGGCTCGACCGGCTGGCCGATGCGATGGACATCGCCCGCTGGTCCCGGCGTATCGCGGTGCAGAGCGCCGTGGTCGGCATGACGCTGTCGCTGATCGCGATGACGGTGGCCGCGCTGGGTTGGCTGCCGCCCGCGGCGGGCGCGTTGTTGCAGGAAGCCATCGACGTCACGGTCATCCTCAACGCGTTGCGCGCGCTGCGGGGTGACCCCCGCACGAAGGTGGAGCTGGCCGCCGCAACCGAGGCGATGCTGCAGGAGTTCGCCGCCGAGCACGAGGAACTGCGCGACGCGCTGAGCCAGATCCGGACCAGCGCCGACAGCCTGGTCGCAGGTGCCGACACCGCGGCACTGCGCTCGGTGCAGCGATCCTACGCATTGCTGACCGAGCAGATCCTGCCGCACGAGCGCGCCGAGGAGACCGAGTTGTACCCGGCGCTGGCGGCGCCGCTGCACAGCACTGAAGCCACCGCCACGATGAGCCGGACCCACGCGGAGATCCAGCGACTCGCCGACCGCATCGGTTCGCATCTGCGGGTGGCCGAGACGGCGGACGGTATCCAGGCCGATCAGGTCGACGACCTGCTGGCGTGCCTCTACGGCCTGTACGCGCTGCTGCGGTTGCACTTCATCCAGGAGGAGGAGAACTACTTCACCCTCGCGGCAGACGAGCCCGACGTGCGGCGTTGA